The following are encoded together in the Montipora foliosa isolate CH-2021 chromosome 12, ASM3666993v2, whole genome shotgun sequence genome:
- the LOC137980234 gene encoding thiopurine S-methyltransferase-like, whose amino-acid sequence MLEEPDPTKDEYWKKSWEEGNFNWHQDTVHKMLQKYFDELTGGRSNITVFVPLCGKSLDMLWLAEQGHSVVGVEVSKLAIESFFKDNNLAFSAEQVILTATTDPVDVYKCVGKQITIFCCDLFALSEEHVGKRFDAIWDRGSLSAVQPQIGDRGKRYTKKMRSLLADHGKYLLESHYYELDRQLEHPVSLSVEFRNKIFEEDFVLKALEVEKSGEDFKRKWGYSDERHYHLIQPKV is encoded by the coding sequence ATGCTTGAGGAACCAGATCCAACAAAAGATGAGTATTGGAAAAAATCCTGGGAAGAAGGCAACTTCAACTGGCACCAAGACACAGTTCACAAAATGCTCCAAAAGTATTTTGACGAGCTCACTGGTGGACGATCCAACATAACAGTGTTTGTTCCTTTGTGCGGAAAATCTCTTGATATGTTGTGGTTAGCTGAACAGGGACACAGCGTCGTTGGTGTAGAGGTATCAAAGCTAGCGATTGAaagttttttcaaagataacaacCTCGCGTTTTCAGCGGAGCAAGTAATATTGACAGCGACTACTGATCCAGTCGATGTGTACAAGTGCGTGGGAAAGCAAATAACAATCTTCTGTTGCGACTTGTTTGCTCTATCTGAAGAGCACGTCGGTAAAAGATTCGATGCGATTTGGGATCGTGGTTCGTTGTCCGCTGTGCAGCCTCAAATTGGTGACCGAGGAAAGAGATACACGAAAAAAATGCGCTCACTCCTTGCTGACCATGGAAAATACCTGTTGGAAAGTCATTACTACGAACTGGATCGCCAACTCGAACATCCTGTGAGCCTATCGGTTGAGttcagaaataaaattttcgaGGAGGACTTCGTCTTAAAGGCTCTTGAGGTCGAAAAATCCGGAGAagactttaaaagaaaatggGGATATTCTGATGAACGGCACTACCACTTAATTCAGCCTAAAGTATAA